One genomic segment of Longimicrobium sp. includes these proteins:
- a CDS encoding SRPBCC family protein, whose protein sequence is MLTVDEIVINATPERCFRFGADVERWPEWLPHYRWVRFQRKDGFGTGRVEMAARRDFGPLPWPVWWVSEMTVDETRPVVLYRHVDGITTGMDVEWSFTGLPDGTTRVKIVHEWDSGPRWPLPGAGRRVIGDAVIGPVFIHHVASRTLVGIKRAVEAP, encoded by the coding sequence GTGCTGACCGTCGACGAGATCGTCATCAACGCCACGCCGGAGCGCTGCTTCCGCTTCGGCGCGGACGTGGAGCGGTGGCCGGAATGGCTGCCGCACTACCGCTGGGTCCGCTTCCAGCGCAAGGACGGCTTCGGCACCGGGCGCGTGGAGATGGCGGCGCGGCGCGACTTCGGCCCGCTCCCCTGGCCCGTCTGGTGGGTCAGCGAGATGACGGTGGACGAGACGCGCCCCGTCGTCCTCTACCGCCACGTGGACGGCATCACCACCGGGATGGACGTCGAGTGGAGCTTCACCGGCCTGCCGGACGGCACCACGCGCGTGAAGATCGTGCACGAGTGGGACTCGGGCCCGCGCTGGCCCCTCCCAGGCGCCGGACGCCGCGTTATAGGTGACGCCGTAATCGGTCCCGTCTTCATCCACCACGTCGCATCGAGGACGCTGGTGGGGATCAAGAGGGCGGTGGAAGCGCCGTGA
- the fabF gene encoding beta-ketoacyl-ACP synthase II — protein MIQRSEDRRSAPRRVVITGIGAITPIGTGVEGMWNGLRKRESAVRRISRFDPTPFRSHIAAQVDDFDPETYMERNRARRMERYAQFSVAASRQALEDAALDPAGEDPERVGVQMGSALGGVAYGETQFTSYVGRGVRGVDPMLALAVFNGAASCNVAIEFGFTGPNSTNGMSCASGAIAIGDGWRLIRDGDADVVLSGGVEAPLAPLCYGAFAIIRAMSTRNDDPQHASRPFDAERDGFVMGEGAAVLVLEELEHARARGARIYAEVLGYGTSNDAHHMTAPRPDGAQAVRAMRRALEVGGVAPEELDWVNAHASSTPLNDSTESRVIRTVMGEHADAVPVSGTKGYHAHCLGATGAVEAAISALVIQRGWIPPTLNLEAPGEGCDLPYVTGEGAERPVSYVVSNSFGFGGINAALVFGPAPE, from the coding sequence ATGATCCAGCGTTCAGAAGACCGGCGTTCGGCGCCGCGGCGGGTCGTCATCACCGGGATCGGGGCCATCACACCGATCGGCACCGGGGTGGAGGGGATGTGGAACGGGCTCAGGAAGCGCGAGTCGGCCGTGCGGCGCATCAGCCGCTTCGACCCGACCCCCTTCCGCTCGCACATCGCCGCGCAGGTGGACGACTTCGACCCCGAGACGTACATGGAGCGCAACCGCGCGCGGCGCATGGAGCGCTACGCGCAGTTCTCGGTGGCCGCGTCGCGCCAGGCGCTGGAAGATGCGGCGCTCGACCCCGCAGGAGAGGACCCCGAGCGCGTCGGCGTGCAGATGGGGAGCGCGCTGGGCGGCGTGGCGTACGGCGAGACGCAATTCACCAGCTACGTGGGCCGCGGCGTGCGCGGCGTGGACCCCATGCTCGCGCTGGCGGTGTTCAACGGGGCCGCGTCGTGCAACGTGGCCATCGAGTTCGGCTTCACCGGCCCCAACTCCACCAACGGGATGAGCTGCGCGTCCGGCGCCATCGCCATCGGCGACGGGTGGCGGCTGATCCGCGACGGCGACGCGGACGTGGTGCTCTCCGGCGGAGTGGAGGCGCCGCTCGCGCCGCTCTGCTACGGCGCCTTCGCCATCATCCGCGCCATGTCCACCCGCAACGACGACCCGCAGCACGCCTCCCGTCCGTTCGACGCGGAGCGCGACGGCTTCGTGATGGGCGAGGGCGCCGCGGTGCTGGTGCTGGAGGAGCTGGAGCACGCCCGGGCACGCGGAGCGCGCATCTACGCCGAGGTGCTGGGGTACGGCACCTCCAACGACGCGCACCACATGACGGCGCCCCGTCCCGACGGGGCCCAGGCGGTGCGGGCCATGCGCCGCGCGCTGGAGGTGGGCGGCGTGGCGCCCGAGGAGCTGGACTGGGTCAACGCCCACGCGTCGTCCACCCCGCTCAACGACAGCACCGAAAGCCGCGTGATCCGCACCGTCATGGGCGAGCACGCGGACGCCGTGCCGGTGAGCGGCACCAAGGGGTACCACGCGCACTGCCTGGGCGCCACGGGGGCGGTGGAGGCCGCCATCAGCGCCCTCGTCATCCAGCGCGGCTGGATCCCGCCGACGCTGAACCTGGAAGCGCCGGGCGAGGGATGCGACCTGCCGTACGTCACGGGCGAAGGCGCGGAGCGGCCGGTGAGCTACGTCGTCTCCAACTCCTTCGGCTTCGGCGGAATCAACGCCGCGCTGGTCTTCGGGCCGGCGCCGGAGTAA
- a CDS encoding RNA polymerase sigma factor RpoD/SigA → MFLSSRALDSFDQYLHDVEKYPLIDDPAEERALAHRARAGDKACAERLVTANLRFVISYVKKYQGRGLGLAELVCIGNEGLLKAVKKFDPDKGVKFISYAVWWIRQTVLQALAEQTRSVRIPLNQNSNLVRLSRVDTALTQTLGRSPTDEEIADEMAEPVDTIRALRRVAASELSLDAPLDRGDRDSASFGERFAGSESDEIEEEVEAQARREFLEKMFEKYLTERERKILYLYYGLDEGEERTLEEIGSLLGVTRERIRQIRNRAFEKLRESPDGAALEGFWAVS, encoded by the coding sequence ATGTTCTTAAGCTCCCGGGCACTCGACTCCTTCGACCAGTACCTGCACGACGTGGAGAAGTACCCGCTGATCGATGATCCGGCGGAAGAGAGAGCACTCGCCCACCGCGCGCGCGCCGGCGACAAAGCCTGCGCCGAGCGGCTGGTAACCGCCAACCTGCGGTTCGTCATCTCGTACGTGAAGAAGTACCAGGGCCGCGGCCTTGGGCTGGCAGAGCTGGTGTGCATCGGCAACGAAGGGTTGCTGAAGGCCGTCAAGAAGTTCGATCCGGACAAGGGGGTGAAGTTCATCTCCTACGCCGTGTGGTGGATCCGCCAGACGGTTCTGCAGGCGCTCGCGGAGCAGACTCGCTCCGTGCGCATCCCGCTGAACCAGAACTCCAACCTGGTGCGCCTGTCGCGGGTGGACACGGCGCTCACCCAGACGCTCGGCCGCTCTCCGACGGACGAGGAGATCGCGGACGAGATGGCGGAGCCGGTGGACACGATCCGCGCCCTCCGCCGCGTGGCCGCCAGCGAGCTCTCGCTGGATGCGCCGCTGGACCGCGGCGACCGCGACAGCGCCTCCTTCGGGGAGCGCTTCGCCGGGAGCGAGTCGGACGAGATCGAGGAAGAGGTGGAGGCGCAGGCGCGCCGCGAGTTCCTCGAGAAGATGTTCGAGAAGTACCTGACGGAGCGCGAGCGCAAGATCCTCTACCTCTACTACGGCCTGGACGAGGGCGAGGAGCGCACCCTGGAGGAGATCGGTTCTCTCCTGGGCGTGACCCGCGAGCGCATCCGCCAGATCCGCAACCGCGCCTTCGAGAAGCTCCGCGAAAGCCCGGACGGCGCCGC